A DNA window from Methanobrevibacter sp. contains the following coding sequences:
- a CDS encoding XTP/dITP diphosphatase: MITFITGNEHKVKEAENIFKDYDINLEHIDLGYEEPQGTLEEVAISGAKYACRKLDKPVIVEDAGLFIKALNDFPGTYSHYVQDTIGNQGILKLLSDADDRYAEFRSVIGYCAPNSEPKIFLGKVSGEIAVEEKGNLGFAFDPIFYVPSLDKTFGELTTDEKNQFSHRKNSLEKFIKWYSSKE, from the coding sequence ATGATAACATTTATAACTGGTAACGAACATAAAGTTAAAGAAGCAGAGAATATTTTCAAAGATTATGACATTAACTTGGAGCATATTGATTTAGGCTATGAAGAGCCTCAGGGAACTCTTGAGGAAGTGGCTATATCAGGCGCAAAATATGCTTGTCGTAAACTTGACAAACCTGTGATTGTTGAAGATGCTGGTTTATTCATTAAAGCTTTAAATGATTTTCCCGGAACTTATTCGCACTATGTTCAGGATACAATAGGTAATCAGGGAATTTTAAAGTTATTATCAGATGCTGATGACCGTTATGCCGAATTCAGGTCAGTTATTGGGTACTGTGCCCCCAATTCTGAGCCCAAGATCTTTTTAGGCAAGGTGTCAGGTGAAATCGCAGTTGAAGAAAAAGGAAATTTGGGATTCGCTTTTGATCCGATTTTTTACGTTCCTAGTCTGGATAAGACATTTGGAGAACTTACAACTGATGAAAAAAACCAATTTTCACATAGAAAAAATTCTTTAGAAAAATTTATTAAATGGTATTCCAGTAAAGAATAG